From the Vibrio vulnificus CMCP6 genome, one window contains:
- a CDS encoding LysR family transcriptional regulator has translation MEERITLKMLRYFDKVAQLGQFSRAAEQLNITKSPLSAQIKELEEVLGTALFERNTRNVQLTKAGEQLQVECVTLFAQFERSIHRVKQCAREERQQLDIGLMSSIFWAGFGPAFHALQQLMPHATLNLLELSPEKQVRQLLMHQIDLGLVRFADTRDVAPLLSECLYQECMVVALPSEHPLAQRGQLTLSDLKSADFVMLKQENSSSTRLIAEYCAKAGYRPNIVQEVVEPNTLLAVISARQAVSIVPQSYANLSWPQVRFIPLKQRIPAGVYALYHPEAQSNIKRMIDELKQAIEKR, from the coding sequence GTGGAAGAAAGGATCACGCTTAAAATGTTGCGTTATTTTGATAAAGTGGCGCAGTTGGGGCAGTTCAGTCGGGCGGCGGAGCAGCTCAATATCACCAAGTCTCCTTTAAGTGCACAAATCAAAGAGTTGGAAGAGGTGTTGGGCACGGCGCTGTTTGAGAGAAACACGCGGAATGTACAACTGACTAAAGCTGGCGAACAGTTGCAGGTAGAATGCGTCACTTTGTTTGCTCAGTTTGAACGCTCGATTCATCGGGTAAAGCAGTGCGCGCGCGAAGAGAGGCAGCAACTCGATATCGGCTTGATGAGTTCGATTTTCTGGGCCGGTTTTGGCCCCGCTTTTCATGCACTGCAACAACTGATGCCGCATGCCACGCTGAACTTACTTGAGCTCTCTCCTGAGAAGCAGGTCCGCCAGTTGTTGATGCACCAAATTGATCTAGGACTGGTGCGTTTTGCCGATACCCGTGATGTGGCGCCACTCTTGAGTGAGTGTCTCTACCAAGAATGCATGGTGGTGGCATTGCCCAGTGAACACCCATTAGCGCAACGAGGACAGTTAACGCTTAGTGACTTAAAATCGGCCGATTTTGTAATGCTCAAACAAGAGAACTCTTCGTCCACGCGTTTAATTGCTGAGTACTGCGCTAAGGCGGGTTATCGGCCCAACATCGTGCAAGAAGTGGTGGAGCCAAATACGCTTCTGGCGGTGATTTCGGCGCGTCAGGCCGTGTCGATTGTGCCGCAGAGTTATGCCAATTTATCTTGGCCTCAAGTTCGTTTTATTCCATTAAAACAACGCATTCCGGCGGGTGTTTATGCGCTTTATCATCCTGAGGCTCAGAGCAACATCAAGCGGATGATTGATGAACTCAAGCAAGCGATAGAAAAGAGATAG